From a single Candidatus Eremiobacteraceae bacterium genomic region:
- a CDS encoding metalloregulator ArsR/SmtB family transcription factor — MESVFEIIAEPNRRAILSLLVSSRRSVGDIERQLRMTQPTVSKHLRVLREAGFVESTVDAQRRLYRLKPKPLQELDAWLIPFRRFWSAHVDALERHLDRMDQPTPTKRKKREKKARSKPRHQKGEAK; from the coding sequence GTGGAATCTGTATTCGAGATCATTGCGGAGCCGAACCGTCGCGCGATCTTGAGCCTCCTCGTATCGTCGCGACGGTCGGTCGGAGACATCGAGCGTCAGCTTCGCATGACGCAGCCGACAGTCTCGAAGCACCTGCGCGTGCTTCGAGAGGCCGGCTTCGTGGAATCTACCGTGGACGCACAGCGCCGTCTCTATCGCCTGAAGCCCAAACCGCTCCAGGAGTTGGACGCCTGGCTGATCCCGTTCCGCCGGTTCTGGTCCGCCCATGTGGATGCTCTCGAACGCCACCTCGACCGTATGGATCAACCGACACCGACGAAAAGAAAAAAACGCGAGAAGAAGGCGCGGTCCAAGCCGCGACATCAGAAAGGCGAAGCGAAATGA
- a CDS encoding tetratricopeptide repeat protein produces the protein MNASIRKALAATIVFAGIVGATATAAYAQNFFSQLKVESLVGQAIDLYHKGDFSGSLDRLDSAIALSPNDVQAHYDRGLALYALARYTDAAGEFNTCLKQQPDLVPAQFNLGVTDLALNNTDSAKSIFTDILAGHPTSMRANFDLGLTQYVSGHVDAAARAFAVAALLHPQYTQAHYDKALAEYRTGNLVAADKEAAEALKLNSSYAKAYFLRGAIRLRQGDGDGARQQFESAERLASDPVLKSLCAQIIAQIGA, from the coding sequence ATGAACGCTTCGATTCGCAAAGCCCTAGCTGCGACGATCGTTTTCGCCGGCATCGTCGGCGCGACCGCGACCGCGGCGTACGCACAGAACTTCTTCAGCCAGCTGAAGGTCGAGTCGCTCGTCGGCCAGGCGATCGATCTCTATCACAAGGGCGATTTCTCGGGGTCGCTCGACCGCCTCGATTCGGCGATCGCGCTTTCACCGAACGACGTCCAAGCGCACTACGATCGCGGTCTGGCGCTCTACGCGCTCGCGCGGTATACGGACGCCGCGGGCGAGTTCAACACGTGCTTGAAGCAGCAGCCCGACCTCGTGCCGGCGCAGTTCAACCTCGGCGTCACAGACCTCGCGTTGAACAACACGGACAGCGCCAAGTCGATCTTCACGGACATCCTCGCCGGCCATCCCACGTCGATGCGCGCGAACTTCGACCTCGGCCTGACGCAGTACGTCTCGGGTCACGTCGACGCGGCGGCGCGGGCGTTCGCGGTGGCGGCGCTTCTCCATCCGCAGTACACGCAGGCGCATTACGATAAAGCGCTGGCGGAGTATCGCACGGGCAACCTCGTCGCGGCCGACAAGGAAGCGGCCGAAGCGCTCAAGCTCAACTCGTCGTACGCGAAGGCGTACTTCCTGCGCGGCGCGATCCGGCTCCGTCAGGGCGACGGCGACGGCGCACGCCAGCAGTTCGAATCGGCTGAGCGTCTCGCGTCTGACCCGGTGCTCAAGTCCTTGTGCGCGCAGATCATCGCCCAAATCGGCGCCTAG
- a CDS encoding VOC family protein produces the protein MKIKVTSVYVDDHDKALRFYTEVLGFAKKADFSNGPYRWLTVASAEEPDGTQLQLALNDDAAAKTYQQALFQQGKPAAMFFTDDVKGDYERIKARGAEFTMPPTDVTGSTIAMLKDTCGNLIQLTQLAHY, from the coding sequence ATGAAGATCAAGGTGACGAGCGTCTACGTGGACGATCACGACAAGGCCCTGCGCTTCTATACGGAAGTCCTGGGCTTCGCCAAGAAGGCGGACTTCAGCAATGGACCTTATCGCTGGCTGACCGTCGCCTCGGCGGAAGAGCCGGACGGCACGCAGCTCCAGCTGGCGCTCAACGACGACGCCGCGGCGAAAACGTATCAGCAGGCGTTGTTCCAACAGGGCAAACCTGCGGCGATGTTCTTCACCGACGACGTCAAGGGCGACTACGAGCGGATCAAGGCCCGCGGCGCCGAGTTCACGATGCCGCCGACCGACGTGACCGGGTCGACTATCGCGATGCTGAAAGACACCTGCGGCAACCTCATCCAACTCACGCAGCTAGCCCACTACTAG
- a CDS encoding response regulator transcription factor, producing the protein MRLLLVEDDPSLSASLRRALEGQKFAVTAVADGDSGLSELCGNDYQLAILDVLLPRRDGFSLCTEARKQGITTPILMLTARDSVNDRVAGLNSGADDYLPKPFAFPELLARVHALLRRPHNDLRPRVISVGDLSIDVLRHQATKGGKPLQLTKTEYRLLLYLMENAGIVLTKDSMIDRLWGADHGGNSNILEVYVKMLRRKLDDGSGGTWIRTVRGVGYTIDKP; encoded by the coding sequence ATGCGCCTACTTCTTGTCGAAGACGACCCAAGCCTCAGCGCATCGCTTCGCCGAGCGCTCGAAGGACAGAAATTCGCCGTGACCGCGGTCGCCGACGGAGACTCGGGATTGTCGGAGCTGTGCGGCAACGATTATCAGCTCGCGATCCTCGATGTCTTGCTGCCGCGACGCGACGGCTTCTCGCTGTGCACCGAAGCGCGCAAACAGGGCATCACGACGCCGATCCTGATGCTCACCGCGCGCGATTCGGTCAACGATCGAGTCGCCGGGCTCAACAGCGGCGCCGACGACTATCTCCCGAAGCCGTTCGCGTTCCCCGAGCTGCTCGCTCGCGTGCACGCGCTGCTTCGCCGGCCGCACAACGACCTTCGGCCGCGCGTCATCTCGGTCGGCGATCTGTCGATCGACGTGCTGCGCCATCAGGCGACGAAAGGCGGCAAGCCGCTCCAGCTGACGAAGACCGAGTACCGGCTTCTCCTCTACTTGATGGAGAATGCCGGCATCGTCCTTACGAAAGACTCCATGATCGACCGCCTCTGGGGCGCCGACCACGGGGGAAACAGCAACATCCTCGAAGTCTACGTCAAGATGCTGCGACGCAAACTCGACGACGGCTCGGGCGGCACGTGGATCCGGACCGTGCGTGGAGTGGGGTACACCATCGACAAACCATGA
- a CDS encoding multicopper oxidase domain-containing protein, producing MRRAVRLVAAAAALATALLAIVVQPAAARERTYYVAADDVVWNPIPSGRNLEGSRPIGPIPPSTLGWKFHLLVYRQYTDDTFKVLAKRPDDQLYLGITGPLMRAEVGDTIVVVFKNDTRFPVNMRPNGLKSTGGLALVAPGSRKTYRWSVPASSGPGPSDGSSILWTYQADGKDLADSGLYGPIIVTRHGMARPDGSPNDVDREFVVWFHEIEDTVSPTWTESLADPATNPHHLKATSFPPPVLFNNNIFVNLNGFAYGNMPMLFMHRGERVRWYVFTSSSSFDFHAPSWEGQTVLYRGTRLDVIPLNLNQPAAVDMIPDNPGVWQIYCSVNIHLDGGMEARFTVLP from the coding sequence GTGAGGCGCGCCGTGCGTCTGGTCGCAGCCGCAGCGGCGCTTGCGACGGCGCTGCTCGCGATCGTCGTGCAACCGGCAGCGGCGCGCGAGCGGACGTACTACGTCGCCGCAGACGACGTCGTTTGGAACCCGATCCCCTCCGGTCGCAACCTTGAAGGGTCGCGTCCGATCGGCCCGATCCCGCCGTCGACGCTCGGCTGGAAGTTCCACCTGCTCGTGTATCGCCAATACACCGACGACACATTCAAGGTGCTTGCGAAGCGCCCGGATGACCAGCTCTACCTCGGCATCACCGGTCCGCTCATGCGGGCCGAAGTCGGCGATACAATCGTCGTCGTCTTCAAGAACGACACGCGCTTCCCGGTGAACATGCGGCCGAACGGTTTGAAGTCGACGGGTGGCCTAGCACTCGTCGCACCTGGCTCACGCAAGACGTATCGCTGGAGCGTGCCGGCAAGTTCGGGCCCGGGCCCGTCAGACGGCAGCTCGATACTCTGGACCTATCAAGCCGACGGTAAGGACCTCGCGGACTCGGGCCTCTACGGACCGATCATCGTGACGCGCCATGGAATGGCGCGGCCGGACGGTTCGCCGAATGACGTTGACCGCGAGTTTGTGGTGTGGTTCCACGAGATCGAAGATACGGTCTCGCCGACTTGGACCGAGAGCCTCGCTGATCCGGCGACGAATCCGCATCACCTCAAGGCGACGTCGTTTCCGCCGCCGGTGCTGTTCAACAACAACATCTTCGTGAATCTCAACGGCTTTGCGTACGGCAACATGCCGATGCTGTTCATGCACCGAGGCGAGCGCGTGCGGTGGTACGTGTTCACGTCGAGCTCGAGCTTCGACTTCCACGCGCCTTCGTGGGAAGGTCAGACGGTGCTTTATCGCGGCACGCGATTGGACGTCATCCCGCTCAACCTCAACCAACCAGCGGCCGTCGACATGATCCCTGACAACCCAGGCGTGTGGCAGATCTATTGCAGCGTGAACATCCACTTGGACGGCGGAATGGAGGCGCGGTTCACGGTCCTTCCCTAG
- a CDS encoding DUF2249 domain-containing protein → MSFNPSTIEPTERIDLRPLPTWERQDRMVAAFDRLNAGQMVEFTNDHEPKALRAALDLAREGVALWDVRNAGDGRWVIRLTKLPEASTLGDTPRISFLRRCTMFRNAPKEILREIDRVSKERTYHDRMVIVAEGTNWPDLGIVRRGVVEVTRATDEDREIVLYDVSPYSMFNEAAVFDEGTAEVTVIARGDVDTVEVPAQFVRQLIVRSPEVAAGVARYFAQRQRRLTGAAGNLAFGRVLTRIARVLLDYASPDNGMARGVSGVERITQSDLAARVGTVRDMGSRALSHLESLGAIELRRGRVMRLDRAKLEDVVRTNK, encoded by the coding sequence ATGTCGTTCAATCCGTCGACGATCGAACCGACCGAGCGTATCGATCTCAGGCCGCTCCCCACGTGGGAGCGGCAAGATCGCATGGTCGCGGCGTTCGATCGGCTCAATGCCGGTCAGATGGTCGAGTTCACGAACGATCACGAGCCGAAGGCGTTGCGCGCGGCGCTCGACCTTGCGCGCGAAGGCGTCGCGCTCTGGGATGTCCGCAACGCGGGCGACGGCCGCTGGGTCATCCGCCTCACGAAGCTTCCGGAAGCGTCGACGCTCGGCGATACGCCGCGCATCTCATTCCTGCGTCGCTGCACGATGTTCCGCAACGCCCCGAAAGAGATTTTGCGCGAGATCGACCGCGTGTCGAAAGAACGAACGTACCACGACCGCATGGTCATCGTCGCTGAGGGCACGAACTGGCCCGACCTCGGCATCGTCCGCCGAGGCGTCGTCGAGGTGACGCGCGCGACCGATGAAGACCGCGAGATCGTTCTCTACGACGTCTCGCCATATAGCATGTTCAACGAAGCGGCGGTTTTCGACGAAGGTACCGCGGAGGTGACCGTCATCGCGCGCGGCGACGTCGACACGGTCGAAGTGCCGGCGCAATTCGTACGCCAGCTCATCGTGCGGAGTCCTGAAGTCGCAGCCGGCGTCGCACGCTACTTCGCGCAACGGCAGCGGCGGCTGACGGGTGCGGCGGGCAACCTCGCATTCGGCCGCGTGCTCACTCGGATCGCGCGCGTCTTGCTCGACTACGCGTCGCCCGATAACGGTATGGCGCGGGGCGTGAGCGGCGTCGAGCGGATCACGCAATCGGATCTCGCGGCGCGCGTCGGCACGGTGCGCGACATGGGCAGCCGCGCGCTCTCCCATCTCGAGTCACTCGGCGCGATCGAACTGCGGCGCGGGCGCGTCATGCGCCTCGATCGGGCAAAACTCGAAGATGTCGTCCGCACCAACAAATAA
- a CDS encoding SRPBCC family protein: MSDREQYAPGPASGARVEKDGEKWTLVLVRDLHHPPEKVWRALIDPVQLREWAPFEVSGNLATVGSTVKLSWVSTQNVSEASVKRADAPKVLEYGETRWELEPIGGGTRLTLWHNIDRRFIAMGAAGWHICFDVLDHLLGGTPIGRLAGGDAMKFAGWQRLHAEYAKQFGSES; the protein is encoded by the coding sequence ATGAGCGATCGCGAGCAATACGCGCCAGGTCCGGCCAGCGGTGCGCGGGTCGAGAAAGACGGGGAGAAGTGGACGCTCGTCCTCGTCAGAGATCTGCACCATCCGCCGGAAAAAGTTTGGCGAGCGCTCATCGATCCGGTGCAGCTGCGCGAGTGGGCGCCGTTTGAGGTCAGTGGGAACCTGGCGACCGTCGGAAGCACGGTGAAGCTCTCGTGGGTGAGTACGCAAAACGTCTCCGAAGCGTCGGTGAAGCGGGCCGACGCCCCCAAAGTGCTCGAGTACGGCGAGACCCGGTGGGAACTCGAACCGATCGGCGGAGGAACGCGCTTAACGCTGTGGCACAACATCGATCGCCGCTTCATCGCGATGGGCGCCGCAGGCTGGCACATCTGTTTCGACGTCCTGGATCATCTTCTGGGTGGAACTCCGATCGGGCGCCTCGCCGGCGGTGACGCGATGAAGTTCGCCGGCTGGCAGCGGCTCCACGCGGAATACGCCAAGCAGTTCGGGAGCGAGTCCTAG
- a CDS encoding DUF1343 domain-containing protein has product MAFTPRSEQSYEAELRGEDGAVEAPPPVRNGIDVLEDDDFRVLRNQRVALVTNQSGVTLDGRRSIDALAANEDVFLAAIFTPEHGLLGADADGAAVRDSVDATTGLPVFSLFGDRDRPESDQLHGIDAVLYDIQDVGCRFYTYIATLGYLLEACAENGVRIYVLDRPNPLGGNEIEGPSSDPSFESMTNYHALPLRYGMTIGELARLLNVEREIGANLRIATLAGWQRDYWQDQTGQTWIDPSPNIRDLDAAALYPAIGLLEQTNVSVGRGTESPFHVVGAPWIDGAALAARLEKAALPAVKFEAVTFVPNDKRYPHAGVTCNGVRFVIAERADFVPTALGVELIRSLRSDYRQWEFHKLEGLLARPDLIEAIEDNAPELEDLWQPDPDFFEIRAKYLLY; this is encoded by the coding sequence ATGGCATTTACGCCCCGATCCGAACAATCGTATGAAGCCGAGCTTCGCGGAGAAGACGGGGCCGTCGAGGCGCCGCCGCCCGTACGCAACGGCATCGACGTGCTCGAAGACGACGATTTCCGCGTGCTGCGCAACCAACGCGTCGCTCTCGTGACGAACCAGAGCGGCGTGACGCTCGATGGCCGTCGTTCGATCGACGCGCTCGCCGCGAACGAAGACGTCTTCCTCGCCGCGATCTTCACGCCCGAACACGGCCTGCTCGGCGCCGATGCCGATGGAGCCGCCGTCCGTGATAGCGTCGACGCGACGACCGGCTTGCCCGTCTTCTCGCTCTTCGGCGATCGCGACCGGCCGGAATCCGATCAACTGCACGGCATCGACGCCGTGCTCTACGATATCCAAGACGTCGGCTGCCGCTTTTACACGTATATCGCGACGCTCGGCTATCTTCTGGAGGCTTGTGCCGAGAACGGCGTGCGTATCTACGTGCTCGACCGGCCGAACCCGCTCGGCGGCAACGAGATCGAGGGGCCGTCGAGCGATCCGTCTTTCGAGTCGATGACGAACTACCACGCGCTCCCGCTGCGCTACGGCATGACGATCGGCGAGCTCGCGCGCCTGCTCAACGTCGAGCGCGAGATCGGTGCGAATCTGCGAATCGCGACTTTGGCCGGCTGGCAGCGCGACTACTGGCAAGACCAGACCGGCCAGACGTGGATCGACCCGTCCCCGAACATCCGCGATCTCGACGCAGCGGCGCTCTACCCTGCCATCGGCCTGCTCGAGCAGACGAACGTTTCGGTCGGCCGCGGCACGGAGTCGCCCTTTCACGTCGTCGGTGCGCCGTGGATCGACGGCGCCGCTCTCGCCGCGCGGCTCGAGAAGGCGGCGTTGCCGGCGGTCAAATTCGAGGCAGTGACGTTCGTGCCGAACGACAAGCGCTATCCGCACGCAGGCGTGACGTGCAACGGCGTGCGATTCGTCATCGCGGAGCGTGCCGATTTCGTGCCGACCGCGCTGGGCGTCGAGCTGATCCGCTCCCTGCGCTCCGATTATCGGCAGTGGGAGTTCCATAAACTCGAAGGTCTGCTCGCCCGCCCGGACCTGATCGAAGCGATCGAGGACAACGCCCCCGAACTCGAAGACCTTTGGCAGCCCGATCCCGACTTCTTCGAGATACGTGCCAAGTATCTGCTGTACTAG
- a CDS encoding multicopper oxidase domain-containing protein, whose amino-acid sequence MRRVLLSLFGVALLFGAFARPAQAAVRTYYIAADEVIWNYAPSGMDEITGKPLPPLQPKQLGWMFRKAVYHQYTDATFKHMTVRPADESYMGLLGPIIHAEVGDTIVIHFKNQTRFPLSVHAHGMLYDKSSEGALYQDGMPKSTKLGDGVPSGQQFTYSWKVPDRAGPGPGDPSSVMWMFHSHVDEVHDVNTGPVGAIVITRKGMAKPDGSPKDVDREMFVVFAEEDESSSLFFPANVADPTINKRHVKAAGPYLTDDELFSINGFVYGNMPIPTMRVGQRVRWYVMATMSDFDFHTPHWHGNTLLIDGMRTDITDISPMEMRVGDMVPDAAGVWLLHCHVNLHLDAGMEARYEVLK is encoded by the coding sequence ATGAGGAGAGTCCTACTCTCGCTTTTCGGCGTTGCATTGCTTTTCGGGGCGTTCGCGCGCCCCGCGCAGGCGGCGGTCCGCACCTACTACATCGCCGCGGACGAAGTCATCTGGAACTACGCGCCGAGCGGCATGGACGAGATCACCGGCAAGCCGCTGCCGCCGCTTCAACCTAAGCAACTGGGTTGGATGTTCCGCAAAGCCGTGTACCACCAGTACACCGACGCGACGTTCAAGCACATGACAGTGCGTCCGGCGGACGAGTCGTACATGGGACTGCTCGGGCCGATCATCCACGCGGAGGTCGGCGATACGATAGTGATCCATTTCAAGAACCAGACCCGCTTCCCGTTGAGCGTACATGCGCATGGCATGCTCTACGATAAGAGCTCGGAAGGCGCGCTCTACCAAGACGGCATGCCGAAGAGCACCAAGCTCGGCGACGGCGTGCCGTCCGGTCAGCAGTTCACCTACTCGTGGAAAGTGCCGGACCGGGCCGGCCCCGGACCGGGCGATCCGAGTTCGGTCATGTGGATGTTCCACTCGCACGTCGACGAGGTGCACGACGTCAACACGGGCCCGGTCGGCGCTATCGTGATCACGCGCAAGGGGATGGCCAAGCCGGACGGTTCGCCTAAGGACGTCGACCGTGAGATGTTCGTCGTGTTCGCTGAAGAGGACGAGAGCTCGAGCCTTTTCTTCCCCGCGAACGTCGCTGACCCGACGATCAACAAGCGACACGTCAAGGCAGCCGGCCCCTACCTCACCGATGACGAGCTGTTCTCCATCAACGGATTCGTGTACGGCAACATGCCGATACCGACGATGCGTGTAGGTCAACGCGTCCGCTGGTACGTCATGGCCACTATGAGCGACTTCGATTTCCACACGCCGCACTGGCATGGCAACACGCTGTTGATCGACGGCATGCGCACCGACATCACGGACATCTCACCGATGGAAATGCGGGTCGGGGACATGGTGCCCGACGCCGCAGGTGTCTGGCTCCTGCACTGTCACGTCAACCTCCATCTCGACGCGGGCATGGAGGCCCGATACGAGGTGCTGAAGTGA
- a CDS encoding multicopper oxidase domain-containing protein — MKRALLALAAVASVCAFMAPAAARAAVRTHYIASDPIVWNYAPSGSDLITGKPLSLLDPQQLGWTYHKIVYREYTDATFTHLVPRPSSDAYLGLIGPIIHAEVGDTVDIVFKNDSPVPTNIALAGGASSRVAPVKPHATARYVWRITDALGPGPHDGSSVAWRYYSTVDEANDESVGMFGPLVVTRHGSARPDGSPADVDREAFAAFTQQEEGFSRLLGTNVADPAINKRHLKEGPLFSDFTFANDFFTINGFVFGNMPMLMLREGERTRWYVIVTGSSFDAHTPHWHGQTVLDRGMRTDIIDAQINEIRVVDMVPDNPGVWLFHCHVRLHLAGGMEARFAVVR; from the coding sequence ATGAAACGCGCATTGCTCGCGCTCGCTGCGGTCGCAAGCGTCTGCGCCTTTATGGCTCCCGCCGCCGCTCGCGCCGCCGTGCGCACCCATTACATCGCCTCCGACCCCATCGTGTGGAACTACGCTCCGTCCGGAAGCGACCTCATCACCGGCAAGCCCCTGTCACTGCTCGATCCACAGCAGCTCGGGTGGACATACCACAAGATCGTCTATCGCGAATACACGGACGCGACGTTCACGCACCTCGTGCCGCGACCGTCGAGCGATGCGTACCTGGGTCTGATCGGCCCCATCATCCACGCCGAGGTCGGCGACACGGTCGACATCGTCTTCAAGAACGACTCGCCGGTCCCGACGAACATCGCGCTCGCCGGCGGCGCTTCGTCTCGCGTAGCACCGGTGAAACCGCACGCGACCGCGCGCTACGTCTGGCGGATCACCGACGCGCTCGGTCCAGGCCCGCACGACGGCAGTTCGGTCGCTTGGCGCTACTATTCGACGGTCGACGAGGCGAACGACGAAAGCGTAGGTATGTTCGGACCGCTCGTCGTCACGCGGCACGGCTCGGCGCGTCCGGACGGATCGCCGGCGGACGTCGATCGCGAAGCGTTCGCCGCTTTCACGCAGCAGGAAGAGGGCTTTAGCCGACTGCTCGGCACGAACGTCGCCGATCCTGCGATCAACAAGCGGCATCTCAAAGAAGGTCCGCTGTTCTCCGACTTCACGTTCGCCAACGACTTCTTCACGATCAACGGCTTCGTCTTCGGCAACATGCCGATGCTGATGCTGCGCGAGGGTGAGCGCACGCGCTGGTATGTCATCGTCACCGGAAGCAGCTTCGACGCGCACACCCCGCACTGGCACGGTCAGACGGTGCTCGACCGCGGCATGCGCACGGACATCATCGACGCGCAGATCAACGAGATACGCGTCGTCGACATGGTTCCGGACAATCCGGGCGTTTGGCTGTTCCATTGTCACGTTCGGCTGCATCTGGCGGGCGGGATGGAGGCCCGGTTCGCCGTCGTGCGCTGA
- a CDS encoding multicopper oxidase domain-containing protein: MKNVLVSSLCTACVAVFLVTLARPADAAVRTYYIAADEMVWNYAPSGRDLIDGGALQPLGPSQLGWSYRKALYREYTDATFKRLKSRPANEAYLGLLGPVLRAEVGDTIVIHFKNDTPLALSMHPHGLLYAKTSEGAPYRDGTSTNGKLSGAVAPGATYTYVWKVPERAGPGPMDGSSVVWMYHSHTNETQDVDTGPIGPIVVTAKGMARPDGSPKDVGTEIFTLFAEYVETQSRLFGATLADPKLNPHHLTMKSPALDDSNSIVSINGYAFGNMPMIDLKRGEHVRWYVLATMSEFDFHAPDWHGETVMSDGNRTNVIQLGPMDMKAVDMWPDNPGTWLFNCDINVHRMGGMTARYTVTP, encoded by the coding sequence ATGAAGAATGTCTTGGTCTCGTCACTGTGCACCGCATGTGTCGCAGTGTTCCTCGTCACGCTGGCGCGTCCGGCAGACGCGGCCGTGCGGACGTACTACATCGCCGCCGACGAGATGGTCTGGAACTACGCGCCGAGCGGGCGCGATCTCATCGACGGCGGTGCGCTCCAACCGCTCGGCCCGAGCCAGCTCGGGTGGTCGTATCGCAAGGCGCTCTACCGCGAGTACACCGACGCGACGTTCAAACGCCTCAAATCGCGTCCGGCGAACGAGGCGTACCTCGGTCTGCTCGGGCCCGTCCTTCGAGCCGAGGTCGGCGACACGATCGTCATCCACTTCAAGAACGACACGCCGCTCGCGCTCTCGATGCACCCACACGGCCTGCTCTATGCGAAGACGTCGGAAGGCGCACCGTATCGCGACGGCACCTCGACCAACGGCAAGCTGAGCGGCGCGGTCGCGCCGGGCGCGACGTACACGTATGTATGGAAGGTGCCCGAGCGAGCGGGTCCGGGTCCGATGGACGGCAGCTCCGTCGTCTGGATGTACCACTCGCACACGAATGAGACGCAAGACGTCGACACGGGGCCGATCGGGCCGATCGTCGTCACCGCGAAGGGGATGGCGAGACCTGACGGCTCGCCGAAGGACGTCGGCACCGAGATATTCACGCTCTTCGCCGAGTACGTCGAAACGCAGAGCCGCCTTTTCGGCGCCACGCTCGCCGATCCGAAGCTCAATCCGCACCACCTCACGATGAAATCGCCGGCGCTTGACGATTCGAACTCGATCGTCAGCATCAACGGCTACGCGTTCGGCAACATGCCGATGATCGACCTGAAGCGCGGCGAGCATGTCCGCTGGTACGTCCTCGCGACGATGAGCGAGTTCGACTTCCACGCGCCCGACTGGCACGGCGAGACCGTCATGTCGGACGGCAACCGGACGAACGTCATCCAACTCGGGCCGATGGACATGAAAGCGGTCGACATGTGGCCGGACAACCCCGGCACCTGGCTGTTCAACTGCGATATCAACGTGCACCGCATGGGCGGCATGACCGCGCGCTATACGGTGACGCCATGA
- a CDS encoding HAMP domain-containing sensor histidine kinase, producing MKPVRLALDNVGSPRLRLTLAYAGILVLLLVAFSFVVFALLSMLVWQDVEPFRDDPSIVAAGQRMLESYAWRLAIANVAGLFLAAGAAFLLAKVTLRPLEQAIALQQQFTNDASHDLRTPLAVIRTETSAALGNGAPLSSEAAQRLEIIDEQAKRMERLIDQLLTLSHVDADSALNREPADLSAVVNGVVRDLKPLAEAKNIDVRVARSESAVVLGDELKLSQMVGNLVDNAIKYSPDRTAVDVAVWQNRDAAFLTVTDQGMGIPPAETERIFLRFHRADRTGVNGRSGHGLGLPLCRWIARAHGGEVSVESHEGIGSTFTVRLPAIV from the coding sequence ATGAAACCGGTGCGGCTCGCTCTCGATAACGTCGGGTCGCCTCGACTGCGGCTGACGCTCGCATACGCCGGCATCCTCGTGCTTCTGCTCGTCGCGTTCTCGTTCGTCGTCTTCGCACTGCTCTCGATGCTCGTGTGGCAAGACGTCGAGCCTTTCCGCGACGATCCGAGCATCGTAGCTGCGGGTCAGCGCATGCTCGAGAGCTATGCGTGGCGGCTCGCCATCGCAAACGTCGCGGGGCTCTTCCTCGCGGCCGGCGCCGCATTCTTGCTGGCGAAGGTGACGTTGCGCCCGCTCGAGCAGGCGATCGCGCTCCAGCAGCAGTTCACGAACGACGCCTCGCACGATCTGCGCACGCCGCTCGCCGTCATCAGGACCGAGACATCGGCGGCGCTCGGCAACGGGGCGCCGCTCTCAAGCGAGGCGGCGCAGCGGCTCGAGATCATCGACGAGCAGGCAAAACGCATGGAGCGGCTCATCGATCAGCTGCTGACGCTATCGCACGTCGATGCCGATAGCGCGCTCAACCGCGAGCCGGCGGATCTTTCGGCGGTCGTCAACGGCGTCGTCCGCGACCTGAAACCGCTCGCCGAAGCGAAGAACATCGACGTGCGCGTGGCGCGCAGCGAAAGCGCCGTCGTGCTCGGCGACGAATTGAAGCTATCTCAAATGGTCGGCAATCTCGTCGACAACGCGATCAAGTACAGCCCCGACCGCACGGCGGTCGACGTCGCGGTCTGGCAAAACCGCGATGCGGCATTCTTGACCGTGACCGATCAGGGCATGGGGATCCCGCCGGCGGAAACCGAGCGGATCTTTCTTCGCTTCCATCGCGCCGACAGAACCGGCGTCAACGGACGCTCTGGCCACGGGCTCGGGCTGCCGCTCTGTCGTTGGATCGCGCGGGCGCATGGAGGCGAGGTCTCGGTCGAAAGCCACGAGGGCATCGGCAGCACCTTTACCGTTCGGCTGCCGGCAATCGTCTGA